A single genomic interval of Nitrospira sp. harbors:
- a CDS encoding sigma-54 dependent transcriptional regulator, whose translation MTGGVRPRTTIGVADDEALIRTNLRVLLEAAGYTVIEAADGLQAATMLEDERIALVLLDLKMPGRSGLDILRDHQDRTEDVPVIVITAMGGSQAAIEAMKLGAYDYITKPFDLDEVLFAVKRALTQSALVAQVQALSAESDGITSSSAEEELVGRSPAMMGIFKTIGKVACTQEPVLILGETGTGKELVANALHRNSSRAGGPLIKVNCAALSPTLLESELFGHERGAFTGAVGSRMGRFEQAHGGTLFLDEIGELHLDLQAKLLRVLQFNQFERVGGNRTVVVDVRVIAATNRDLADLVGLNRFRQDLYYRLNVVSILLPPLRDRRDDIPLLAEQTIRLLGRKYRWPQLAISPEALALLYEHPWAGNIREMQNVLARAAIIARGRLVLPEDLYATALLAATPSATCASAPLSLKEILAETERRVIHQALEETKWNRTKAAHLLGISRRQLFDKILQYGLTR comes from the coding sequence ATGACCGGCGGCGTAAGACCTCGCACAACGATTGGGGTCGCAGATGATGAGGCCCTCATCCGGACGAATCTCCGTGTCTTGCTCGAAGCCGCTGGCTATACCGTCATTGAAGCAGCCGACGGCCTGCAGGCTGCAACGATGCTGGAGGATGAGAGGATCGCATTAGTCTTACTCGACCTGAAAATGCCGGGCCGATCTGGCCTCGACATTTTACGCGACCATCAGGATCGCACGGAGGACGTACCAGTAATTGTCATTACGGCAATGGGGGGGAGCCAGGCCGCGATCGAGGCCATGAAACTCGGCGCCTATGACTACATTACGAAACCCTTCGACCTCGACGAAGTCTTGTTTGCCGTGAAACGAGCCCTGACGCAATCCGCTCTTGTCGCCCAGGTCCAGGCACTAAGTGCGGAGAGTGACGGAATCACTTCCAGCTCAGCTGAAGAGGAACTGGTCGGGCGTAGTCCAGCGATGATGGGGATATTTAAGACCATCGGAAAGGTTGCCTGCACACAGGAACCGGTACTGATCTTGGGAGAAACAGGCACAGGCAAAGAGCTTGTGGCGAATGCCCTCCATCGGAATTCGAGCCGAGCCGGCGGTCCACTTATCAAGGTGAATTGTGCAGCGCTGAGCCCCACCCTTTTGGAGAGCGAGTTGTTCGGTCATGAGCGTGGAGCGTTTACCGGAGCGGTGGGCTCGCGCATGGGCCGATTTGAGCAGGCACACGGCGGGACGCTATTTCTTGATGAGATTGGAGAGTTACACCTCGATTTACAGGCCAAATTGCTGCGCGTGCTGCAATTCAATCAGTTTGAACGAGTTGGCGGCAATCGTACCGTGGTGGTAGATGTCCGGGTGATCGCCGCCACCAACCGTGACTTGGCGGACTTGGTTGGACTAAATCGATTTCGGCAAGACCTGTACTACCGCTTGAACGTGGTCAGCATTCTGCTGCCGCCTCTTCGGGATCGTCGCGACGACATCCCCCTGCTGGCGGAACAGACAATCCGTTTATTGGGTCGAAAGTATCGATGGCCACAGCTCGCGATTTCGCCCGAGGCGCTCGCATTGCTTTACGAACATCCATGGGCAGGCAATATTCGTGAGATGCAGAATGTTCTGGCTCGTGCAGCGATCATTGCACGAGGACGATTAGTCCTACCTGAAGATTTGTATGCGACGGCATTGCTGGCCGCAACCCCCTCAGCCACCTGCGCCTCCGCCCCTCTCTCTCTCAAGGAGATTCTTGCTGAGACTGAACGACGTGTGATCCACCAAGCTCTAGAAGAAACGAAGTGGAATCGTACCAAGGCCGCGCATCTGTTAGGAATCAGTCGCCGACAGCTCTTCGACAAGATCCTGCAATACGGGCTGACCCGCTAG
- a CDS encoding ATP-binding protein, translating into MVTSLAHGGADPFEKIGVALRGIATGVVADFPGVEGGFYLAGTIDRFSGYATGNAHPHPGLSRNDPPPLEAPYIQVQARQSLAEASTEPLFSVRDVGPSRVAVVTEAIGSSRPALATTWVMFRLTGPEQLHAEVRRYQVSLTLALVGMTLSLLLMISLVRSLTRQRIMQDRLRNELRRSEQLATLGKLLAGVAHEIRNPLAGIRSTIQLWGRMPETAKTNESMEAVIQAVDRLNNILSRLLYFSRVDRAERQSVDVNQILEATFTLLEAQASEQQVALDLQLQSGLPPVLGSGEALRQVFLNLATNALQAMPDGGCLKCRSRYLQEERVVEISLSDTGIGVSAEDQKHLFEPFFTTRSHGTGLGLALCREIIQQHDGRIDLVTEERLGATFRIVLPIAKRESDQ; encoded by the coding sequence ATGGTCACATCTCTCGCTCATGGCGGGGCTGACCCATTTGAAAAAATAGGTGTGGCCCTGCGCGGGATTGCCACAGGTGTCGTGGCGGATTTTCCCGGTGTAGAAGGGGGATTCTATTTGGCCGGCACGATTGACCGCTTCAGTGGGTATGCGACCGGCAACGCCCATCCCCATCCAGGACTTTCCCGAAACGATCCACCACCGCTTGAGGCACCGTATATTCAAGTCCAGGCTCGGCAAAGCCTCGCTGAAGCATCGACAGAGCCGTTGTTCAGTGTCCGCGATGTTGGGCCGAGCCGCGTGGCTGTTGTCACCGAGGCGATTGGCTCCAGTCGCCCCGCTCTTGCGACGACCTGGGTCATGTTTCGATTGACAGGGCCGGAGCAATTACATGCTGAAGTCCGGCGCTATCAGGTGTCCTTGACGCTGGCGCTGGTTGGCATGACATTGTCACTATTGCTCATGATTTCACTCGTACGATCACTCACGCGTCAACGAATCATGCAGGACAGACTACGCAATGAACTTCGTCGCTCTGAGCAATTGGCTACACTTGGCAAATTGTTGGCCGGTGTTGCCCATGAGATTAGAAACCCGTTAGCTGGCATTCGTTCGACCATTCAGCTCTGGGGCCGAATGCCTGAGACAGCCAAGACCAATGAGTCGATGGAAGCGGTGATCCAGGCGGTCGATCGTTTGAACAACATTCTGAGCCGACTTTTGTATTTTTCACGGGTGGATCGTGCCGAGCGGCAATCTGTGGATGTCAATCAGATTCTCGAGGCAACCTTCACATTGCTGGAGGCACAGGCGAGCGAGCAGCAGGTAGCTCTGGACCTCCAGTTGCAATCCGGACTACCCCCTGTCTTGGGATCTGGCGAGGCGCTCAGGCAAGTGTTTCTCAACTTGGCGACCAATGCGCTACAGGCGATGCCGGACGGTGGGTGTCTAAAATGCCGCAGTCGTTATCTTCAAGAAGAACGAGTGGTCGAAATCTCTCTATCCGATACTGGAATCGGAGTATCAGCTGAAGATCAAAAACATCTTTTCGAACCGTTCTTTACGACCCGATCTCATGGAACGGGGCTGGGCCTCGCGTTATGCCGGGAAATTATTCAACAGCATGATGGGCGGATAGACTTGGTGACGGAAGAGCGTTTAGGCGCTACCTTTCGAATCGTGTTGCCAATAGCGAAGCGAGAAAGTGACCAATGA